The genomic interval ATCGTCATCATGTTTAGCcattatttgtattttttctctcttttttttggaggggggggggggggggtcatctttaTTTGGACAAGACAGTGaaaagtgggacaggaaatgagtgggagagagtgatgggggaggatcgggaaattacctcaggtcaggaatcgaacccgggtccccggcgtaaCAGTACTGTGCCCTACCCTCTGAGCCACGGCAGGGTCTCATTTAGCCATTTTAAAGCTCAATTCATGCCCTACATTTGGGCAATTACATGTGTACGGTAACAGCCTTATGTGGCACTTATGTGCTGCTCGCTCGCTCCATGGCCAAAAACACCCTAACTCCCTCCAGGAGGAggaacacaggcaacacacaggtacagtatatGGCCAGTTGTTTTTTAATTTTCTATTTTGACATTTTGATCATTGGGCAGacaaccccccaaaaaagcatCATAACACATAGGTCTATAGCCTGTACTGAAGTCCACATTTGCTCTGGATTTTCTGCAATGCAACATGTAGGGGCTTAGATACTGTGTATGGATTCAAATGCAAACAACAATGGTCTATTACCCAAAGCGGTCTGGTGCCCCACATGAAATGGTACCCTGGTTCAGcatttcttaactggtgggtcaggacccaaaagtggATAATGGTGGACTGCTCTgtgggcaacccgggttcgactcccagcccaggtcatttcctggcccttccccatctctctctcccatccattatctgtctgttctccactgtcctatcaaataataaaggcacaaaagccctaaaatatatagtctatatatacagcatatttttcaaaagtGGATCGTGGACGGGTCATGAGTGAGTCACGGAGCTATGTAATGATGTCAATTAACCCTTTTATTGCCAGTCCCACAATTTAAATATGATTTAGTATTGAATAAATGAATTTTTGATATCAGAATAAATGGGACTTGATTACTTATAAGGTCAACAGACATCCGTCACATCCAAACGCTCCAAAAATCAAAGTTTCTGATCGGCTCATGGGCCGAGTCTGACAGTGACATGCCAAGAAAACTGGGTCACAATTGAGTGTCCATAAAAAAAATGTGGGTCCCATCGCCAttccagttaagaaacactgacaTGTTTGACACGTAATCCATTCACAAACCCCTGACCCAGTATGGATACATCATCTTCATTATTTGCTTATGAGAAACTGAGGGGAGAAAACATTAAGTGTGTTCTGTATTTTTTATAAAGCAAATTTGCTGACTCTTTATTCAGATGTGTGTTGTTGTTCACAGAGCTTTTGTTTTAGCTATTTAGTGAACATACTGGGATTAAGAGGCTTGTCAGTGGGTGCATGTCTGCGGCAGTTGGAAGTGAGGGTGACTTGCCATCACACGTGACAGGATTAAGTGTGGAGCTCTCCAAGGTACCTTCTGTAGTGGGGTGTCTGGGGACAGGCAAGCAGGTACACATCAACAGTCACTCATTGGGTAGCCAAGTGGTGATTAGGATCTTGCTGAGACCATATAAAACAAACTGAAGAAGGTACGTAATGTCATTCGGGTGCCAAGTCGTGCGTAAAAACGAATGCCTCTTTCATGGGGTCGGGGGGCTCTGCATCACGCCCCCCGGTTAGAACGGAAGGGCAGGATGCGGAGAAACGCAAAATTCTGTAAGTTTGTGTGGCCTAAATATTGACGAGGTCTTCTTTGACAACGTGGAATGCGTCAGTTTTTCTTTTTaactattgttgttgtttttgtacaGCGCGATGGCTGGGAACGAGGAGCGCACATTCATTGCCATCAAACCAGACGGCGTGCAACGCGGGATTATCGGAGAAATAATCAAGCGTTTCGAGCAAAAGGGTTTCAAACTTGTAGGGATGAAGATGCTGCATGTAAGTAACTTTGCAATAGACCTGTAAGAGATTCATCTAGCTTGAACACAATAGTCACAAAATAAGCTAAAGTTTGTCTGATTGTGCCGTTAGTCTGAACAGAAGAATTGCTCATTGTAGTTCTAGGTCTAGAACTAAAATAGACTCGGGAGTAGCCTAACAGGATTGAGcgcttgtaggcctactatttttagTTTATTAGCCCGTTCGCTCTTTTCTCCTTGCCTTTATCCTAATTCACCGCCATGACCTTTATTCATTTATCTAATAGGCCTAGCTCTTTACTCTTCACTCGGGTGCAGGATGAATCGTGAAAAGCTTATTTTTTCTCCTTATCTCTAAGGCACCGGAGGAGTTGCTGCAAGAACATTATTCTGACCTCAAAGGCAGACCTTTCTTCCCCGGGCTTGTCAGCTACATGACCTCTGGACCAGTCGTTGCGATGGTAAGACCGTTGCATCAGATCCCTTATTCTCTAATATGGGGGCTCAACTTTCAAGGTCATATTAGCCTATGCTTTTTTGGAACTTTGGATAGCCCTATGAAATGTAACGACTGACCCTGAAGTGCTCTTAatgtgtataggcctataggtCTAATCTTAATTAAGATTCTAATGAACTAGCCTATCATCGTTGATCACACTAAAGATTGGGAACTTGCTTTTTTGGTCTCATTCTAAACTAATGTTAAGGCCTAAATGTAATAATTGTGCTATGTAGGCCCATTTGAATAGGCCACTTTAGAAACAACAATGTCATAATCTAAATAAGGCCTATGATTAGAAATTAAAAGATGAGATGGTCAATAGACTACCTGTCTGGCTCATTTTACCAAAAATGAAAAGCTAGATAAAATGTTTTGccaatataatgtaggcctacttgtaatagAGAtgcttttctattttttcccatcAACGACTGTAAAAAAAGTCACGTGGCTGATACTTCACAATTAGACTCTGCATAACTTTGCCAGATAATGTCCCAATGTTTTCTGTTGCATTGTTGATCCGTTTTAACAGGTCTGGGAAGGTCTAAATGTCGTTAAGACAGGTAGAGTGATGCTGGGGGAGACAAACCCTGCTGAATCCAAGCCAGGCACCATTCGAGGGGACTTCTGTGTTCAAGTTGGAAGGtagttgtttctttctctcttttctctttgaaGAAAACTACAATATTAAGACATGTCATGCACAAGGGCATCAGCTGCATACGTGCTGAAAGAACCATGTCCTAATTTGACCCCTTTGTGCATTTTTACATTCTTTCCACGTAAATGAAGgcacaatacaacacaaatcCATTAAGTTGGTAAGAAAACATAACTTTTGCCTAAACACAATACAGCGACAGTATATTTGATCAGACAATAAAAAGCAGTTATCACTAAtgtgcacccccacacacacccttaaaCTCATAAGCATACAAGGTGACCCAAACTGTGTCTTACCTGTTAATACAGACACATACTAAGTTACAGGTGGCTCTACAAAGTGTTTATCAGCAACTCAGGGAACTTGAAGATGTTTTACATCTCTTTCTGAGGAGCTTCATCAGTTTTAACTCAGAAAGGGAATGTATATGAAATAGAGGTGTTCCTGCTCAGTCTGCCACTGTGGGCTTGACCTCgcaccagtcaacgctccagttcgggtaTTGGAGGCATAGCGCGATACCACTGGGCTAAagaaccagtccgatagctcagcgctaccgatactgtatgaggcttcaggagggagatttactaatgttccacgccacactctgctagttggcctccgttacacatagtTATATGCTAGGCATGTAGTGTGCatataataggctaggcctataactTATATAGCCTACTTACTATATATACTGTGGTAAGCCAAGTCTCTTATATACTAACCTCCTTTACCCTGGCCCTTGGCAAATGTGTCACATGCCAAGGTGTGGCAAACATTATGTCACACGACCTAAAGGGACAAAATGGACAGTCAATGTGTAAAGAGCTGTTAAGGTCAATTCTAGGGAGACAGATGCCTTCTAACATGCCAAGTTGGGTGTGGATGTCATTGTTGTCACACATGTCAGGAGAAGattttcaataaaaaaaaacattttgattctATAAGTATTATCAGGGTCTGATTTGAAAAACCAGAAGGGGCGGATGTTTTTAATCGAGGTCTCTGTACATCTTATTAAGAGTCAATGCCTGTATGTGTCATGATTCAACAAAATACAGTCGATGCCTAACTCCTCAATTGGAGCTGCCATTGTTATCAGAAACAACAATCGCTTCTTGAGAATGTCAGATTTGTGAAAATTGCACCAGGCGAGCTTGATTGCTAGCACCACCGTCCCAGGATTAAACGCTTCCCAAATAGTGTTGTTCACCATAGACCTTGTAATCCGTTGCAGGCCCCTCACAGAGCTGTGCTGAACTGCACCGGTCTGATGAGACCCAGGCTATGGCTTGTTTACATGTTTTAGAAGCATTTTTAATACTCCAGATATCTTTCCAAAAGTTATTGTGTtgttgtaaggtgtctgctgatgttgcataacttttgggaAGATACATGGgagtacttttttttaaaaaatgtaaatgaacgATGCCCCCATTAGAAAGTCCCGGAACTCAGAAAGAGCTGAATGAAAAATGCAGCATcgccaggcactgacaagtcaagggtagtgtaaGCAACACAACTTATTGAAATTGGATGAAATTGCAAcctgagtaggtattgcaactatgctgctcatactGAGCcacctatttccaaatttgatcttttcatgaacatcaATTAAATAATTGAACTATTATTTACTAGCCTGACCAAAAAACAGCAAGTTTAACAGCTAAAATGTCgatctctggaaattcaaaacttgaatttgatggtggtggtaagtattcgtgaaaaaggtaacatttgtgaatgggtacaatttcaggaaataaactactacaaatattacgcagtgcacctttaagattaaaaaaaatctcagtgAGGATCCTAAAGAAGGTCAAATGGAAATTTGAAGAAATTGTCAATTTGAAAAGGGAAAACAAGGTTCAGATTTATTGGATTTGGAGGAAAAGTATTTATTGATTGTCACATATtgattgttttttctttctctttatatcttttcataggaacaTTATCCATGGCAGCGATGCGGTTGACAGTGCCAACACAGAAATCAACCTGTGGTTTAAACCAGAAGAGCTGTGTTCTTACACCAAGTGTGACCACAGCTGGCTTTATTAGGCTCACCCTTCAACAGTTACTcctctgtttattctgttgcttTGTTTGATAATCAAGTTCTTAGAAGTCTTCCATAGGCATTACCGGTGTCCATTGTGTGTATGTTTCAACATTGGATTGAGAATGTGTTGCCATTTTGTGGAGGATACCTAAAAGTAAGATGAATTTTAAAAGCATTGACCGTGTGTGTGCCCATAAACTATTGTGATGAATAAGAACATAATAACACAAGACAAACTTTGCTTCAGAATTCTTTACTTCTTTACACGGTTATTTGGCTGGGTCTCATCCCATTCTCTCATAGCTGCCTGTATCATTTTGGAGCAATACAGCTGACAAAGcgtaagtcagtggttcccaaactttttctgctggctTTTGGATCTATGAATATTTCCACAACCCCCTCTCCAACATCATACTCCATACGCAATTGTCGACCAATGTTGCTAAATTGTTGCCATTATAGACATATGTAATTGTGTCAAAAGCAATTGTTTTATGCAAGTGTTCCCTTCTCTTCGTGACCCATCTGCAGGACCTTCATGACCGCAGTTTGGGAAACATTGGCTTAAGTGCTGAAAGTCTTTTTATTATCATTACGAACACATTAGTGAAAATGAATCTCAACTTATTTTGAAATTTAATATTCCTCAAATCACTATCTGAATTGAGTTAATTTGTTTAAATTATATAAAAAACATGTACCAATGTAGACCTCCTTATTCCCATTACATAAATCATCATAGTTTGCATGAATTACATTTTTTTCGCTTTTGAAAAATGTGGTCCACTACAACTTCATGAGAATCTCCACAATCCATCTTGGTAGATACGGACTGAAAAAACAAGTTTTCATCTTGATTTTGGTCTGAATATTTTTGGAAATTTGTCCAAGCATAGTTTGgccacatacatacagtaaaaaaTATTTGCTTTTCAAAGACTGAGCACCCGTGCTCCCTCTGAAGGAGTTGTAATGTAAAACGATGGGGATCCATTGTACTTCTCCTACAAAAACAGAGaagtacaaataaataaacaaataatgttGTATGAAACCAcccgagaaaaaaaaatgaacaacatATTATCAATTGAAGACCGGCATGTGACATTCACTACTCACCATTATGTGTTGCTTAACTTGCTCCACGACATCTGCCTGAAGTAGTGTCACGGTGCAACCACCAAATCCTCCACCCGTCATGCGACTGCCGTACACACCGCGCACCTCCATCGCTGCATTAACAAGCTCATCCAGCTCTTTACAGCTCACCTCATAGTCGTCTCTGAAGCGAAACAAGAATATAATTGGTTACATTACAAAGGAAGCCATAGGGTTTAAACTAAGaagctggctcaggagtaaaccaggttcacatgtaaatcatctaatagtagagcctggagtcctcatttgaccccaggctcttctattagatgatttacctcttaacttaacctggtgtactcctgaaccttcttagtatacccctctggcATGTGGACAACAACTGTTGTTCAACCATTTGAGGTTCAACCATTTTACCTCAGTGAATTGTGGCTTTCCACCATGAGTCGTCCAAATTCTTTGTAATTCTGTTGCCTTAAGGCCTCGGCTGCCTGTGAAGTACGCCTTATTTCCTCGATCACATGACGGGCCCGACGGTATGTGACATTATCCATCCCATCTTTTGCAGCTGCAAATCATAGCAAACCATACAGCTTTATTAACttgtgggaaaaaaaactttacaaATTGTTTGAAATGACTGTTAATCAACACTCCAAAACTGAATGTGAATCCCATGTGTTACTGTGATTTGTCAGCACACCATGGCAGATAGTGCACAACAAACTTAAATCATACAAGCTTCCTGTGAAGTGGTCCAAAGAGCAGTGTGTTGGACAACTCAGAGTAAGGGATGATGATTTTGTTCAGTTGAAATGGTCTAACTTTGGTCAGTAAAGCAGCGATAACTCCGTTACAGTGGAGGATGAAttgaacctactgtatgtctgcaaGCTAGGCACCTTAACTGCTAAGGTAGTTCCACACGGGGTCAATAATGTTTTTTGGGCTCAATCCATAAAATAGTGGCAACATTAGCTGTCCTTGCACCACCCAAAACGACATTGACCTAATACATCTTTGACACTACCCCAAGGCCAAGGCATTTGTATTTCTTCATTTCTCTGTGACGACAGAGAGACACTGAAATGATATTGTGTTATAATAACAAATACACAATGACGAGGAGTCTCTGAGGTAAGCTTAGAGCTGATGGTTTGTTTTGTACTTGGTAACAACAACTGATGGACACATTACAGAATACAATGTTACTACGCGGGCAACATTCTAGTAAGTATTACTCAGTAGGGTAATGTAGTGCTGTTAACAACATTGCCAGTGACTTTGCCAGTCACATTATTAACAAAAGTATGCTTCCTGATACTGGGGCAAATTGTTTCTGTAGCATTTCTTACCCTCTAGATCTTCTCGGGTGGCATCTCTCAAGCTGCTCTTTCCAAGCAATTGTGCCGCCTCCTCACACTGTTTTCGCCGTGTGGGATATTCGCTTCCTGTGAGAGAGTGCCTCACATTGGAGTTTGTTATGAGTATCACAAGTCCGGGGTCTACCAGGGGCACTGGTTCAGCTTCCAATGATCTGAGAAAACAAATGAGAGACAAATTTCATGCACCGATTGATCCATCCACATTTTTATAATTGCGGCTATTTCCAGATTtttacacccacacatacagtatttagtaggaaatccacgcaaGTCCTGGTACACGAGACCACTGAGGCAATGAAATGATAAATCCGGCTTTAGTTTGAACCTTGCTGATTACTACATGTACTGGCAAATTTCTCTCACACCAATGATATTTTGAGGCACATGGTGAGGGGCAAAGAAAACTATTCTCCCATTCTCTTCCGGTCTGCTCTCTAaagtcctatcaaataaaagctTGAAAAATACCCCAAAAACATACTAAAAACCCAAGAAAGTCAAACTTATACTATACCTGCAGTCTATGAGCAGTGCATGTGCCTCTTTGCCCAACACAGATACATACTGGTCCATAATACCACATGGgacacctgcgtgtgtgtgctctgcttttTGACATGCCATTGCCTTTGCCTTGTCATCACCATCATCTGCGGTTCCAAATAATCATTTTTAGGTTCAGTTATTTAATCACAGAGAATTGGTCATCTACTGACAGTACAGTAACCTGTATCATAATAAtgactgctcctcctcctcctcagtaaaataataataaaaaaaaagattctgattatgaatgtacagtacattcCAGTGTAGTCTAGTCCCCATTTGTAAAATTGAATTTCAAAGTGCGAAaacatgaaacttttttcaattTAGGATCAAGCTATTCAATCTCCCATTTAAATATGTTGTGCCTATTCATTGCAATGCCAGCAATAGATAACagttaatgattaatgattacaGGATTAATGTGTTCAGACATCCCATGACGCAACATCCACTGGAGCAATTGTTGTGAGGATTATGACAGCAGATAGTTTGAGGTCATTGGCACGTTTATCCCATATTTGGCTATACATTAAACTTTGGAAAAATACAACATGCCACCTCTTCAGTTATATGCCCATCCAAAAATGAATTTACTGTAATAAGAGTATCCATGAACTCATCATAACTTCTCTGAGTTTAACAGAACAACATACATCCCTGTAAAAGTCTGCAGGGCAAACAAATCAGCCTTACCTGGACAAAGCTGTTGAAGGAATGTGTAGACTGCAACTTCAAGCGAGGCTGAGCTTGATAGTCCTCCCCCTAAGGGCACACTGCTGCAGATGGCCGCTTGAAAACCAGGCAGGGGATGCGCTACCATGGGGAATTACAAAAATCACCATTACCAATTTTTTCAGTTACTTTAATCACAGAGTCACCAAAATCACACAGAAGGTGCAACATGTTGGGCAGCACTGACTAGTGCGTTTAACAATAATTttcggcaatgcatcgcgatgtggggcaggacaattcataATCAATTCAATAACCGATGTGGTacatttttcaagtttcaattacttccgtgggtaTTTCTGGAAATGGAAATTAAATTAAATCCCTTTTATAAGTTAATTATCTGAAATTttgattaagcatgtatgcatacatctttgttctcgctggagaacggacttcttgtgATCGTCCGGCTCTCACAGGAGAGCGGCTTTCCACGTGGTAGACTAAtcctcaaagtgcttcacggggtccgcgcggaccactgcactcgaaaagctgagatagattacgcggcgtattgggcaagattgctgaccgtggtgctgaagtactgccccGGCctagaaatgtctatgcagtatcTATTCTCGAGCTCGAGagtatggggtgccactgagagctcgggctaTATCTGCGCCCACAGATACAGTCAacggaaaaagtttgtacaccccttgaaatgtcttacatttttgtcaaaattggtcataaaacatggtctgatcttcccggaaatcacaagaaggaacaaacagAGTCCGTTTTAACTAATTCCAATTCCACCCAAATATTtatatgttatcatatttttattggccataagatgtaaacattcacaggacagcaaggcataagtaagtacacccttgcattcaataggctttaaccctcagttagtcgcaataaccctAACCAGACACGTCCTGTAGTTGCATATCAGATTaaaaaaacaatctggatgtatcctgccctcttttcttattttttttacaaaactggccctcttcagcaaggtttcggGATGTCTGGTGTGAATAGCTTTCAGTAGAGTCATAAATGGatgttccgtgaccaacctctggcaacaatgttttgatgattgatttgacctctatggaccctttagaaaagatttagcccccatgtccctcgcaaaaatcccgggctttttttccagagagccaaattcaaaatggcgtccagcggcatctctaaaaaatagcttttgatctggatgacctacaatcatgtatgaaggcactttttcatacaagccaaccatgaggattccaaatctgacatcattttggttataaaactttgttttgacagcgaaattcaagatggccgccatctagaaccgttattttcgacctttttaggccgtcaccgcccaaaattatcatatttggactgggaacctcccaatttgtgtgactccatttctcatgtaaagatattgagagaatatctgatctacaagcccagaattcctcacattgtggggcgtagtgggcttgtagatgggctattttaacaatgtgtcttttttgtaggctattatttgacaatttggcagatattttagcattgtttgatgattactttggatgcagtgatggtcttttactttgagagtccttacattatgaccccaccccccaaaacagggggtcttgacccacaggttgagaaccacttatctagttaaaaaaagaccttcacttttcactttttccaagcattcttgcacagagaagcccgttgaggaactcgaggcaagagctgctgaaatggaagaagtgcactcacagcagtgatcaacttggttgaagacagtcagtttgtgaagctcccccagctgcaagaacactgtgttgttgaggaatgtgtggtcttattcaaccccaatggcacatacagtaagacgcagaagagcaagctcatctcgaagatctccctccaccctgttttgatttaagaatcctatcttgctgtaattcagtcgttctcaaacttttcccatcatttgcccctcagagggtctgaatgcctccgtggcccctccccctttttgtgggataaaaatcacttctggctggcgctatcatagttatgtctgacctgaggtaaattagtaaataaatggtttctaaACAAAAGCAGTACttgattttgcgattgctgcgcagaattaaaggaaaggtgagataaaacaaagagggactgcagtcgaatgcagtgcagatgtgtgttcatttcctattggcagatgtcacacgccccccccccctgtgatgcctccgcgcccccccccaggaaggcttgcgccccactttgagaaactctgctctaattgacataggcatgatctggaggatgggaactccatcagcagaagattggcaggcacaggacggcaccctatacaagtaggttgggctatgcccaaaagctgttatccatcatccttgccttctcatgctcccagtatcatctgTGCCAATGACCCCtacgatacaccatacttaacaaaagaagacgaacgggacctgcgcatacatggtaatgcacatacatacacatgaaattgacaagttcccatctgccaagtctttcaaaatgttattgtgtagtgtcaaaaacaagaaaaagactacaccattgagcagtctgaagctcttcactgtttatgatggtcaatgacagtcaggttgtagtggccctgttgttattgatacagctgatataccgatgtctacggcagctccctggcatgctaagcataaagagaaacgaagagactgtcctcttccatgacctgctgacaagagatggcagactgcattgtgcagctacactattttacaggctgtgatgccaacttacctgtagggttctatgaaaaaggaaaatcatgaGTACATGCATGATaaggtgataaagagctctgtggcaaggcagcaactctcggttgctctctgttcaccttgaagagggagtacaacagctgcttgtgttcacgatacagatgatctatgcagacaagaaaagtagcaccatggatgaagcctgtgcttccaagtcgcagaccatgaagagagtcttttatctgtctccctccatatgcagacagcttatgccaactctgtcccaactacttgccgtatctagtgtgccaccccacactaaagaaccacccatcgccactcaaacatggttgagagtatagcgtatagcttccccgggtcctgtattccccggtctttgtatgggactgaggaactaccgaccctttttctcaaaagggtcccatgttcccggcattgtatggcccaggatgcttcacatgcatatctcttgcacgaatggttgccatgcgtatttcatgtcaagtttgcgaacagtggcagcctaaccctaaccgtaactctaacaacaactctcgctagtcatgcggcagcagtctacttggaagcaacaggaatagaacccctttttgaaaaaagggttctaagttccacGGTGGCAggggggacataggactcggAACATAGCTCCAgggcaacataggggtgaccctgggagctcatacactgatgattttcctttttcatagaaccttgagttggcatcatggcattgtgcagctacactgtt from Engraulis encrasicolus isolate BLACKSEA-1 chromosome 17, IST_EnEncr_1.0, whole genome shotgun sequence carries:
- the galk1 gene encoding galactokinase, which codes for MTSSVTPVKHLVAEARTFYNETFGNDPEIAVCAPGRVNLIGEHTDYNQGFVLPMALPLVTVVVGRQISGNKVSIVSASEALEESNRVDFDLPTSTTPLLPGKPRWANYVKGVIQHYRAHPLPGFQAAICSSVPLGGGLSSSASLEVAVYTFLQQLCPDDGDDKAKAMACQKAEHTHAGVPCGIMDQYVSVLGKEAHALLIDCRSLEAEPVPLVDPGLVILITNSNVRHSLTGSEYPTRRKQCEEAAQLLGKSSLRDATREDLEAAKDGMDNVTYRRARHVIEEIRRTSQAAEALRQQNYKEFGRLMVESHNSLRDDYEVSCKELDELVNAAMEVRGVYGSRMTGGGFGGCTVTLLQADVVEQVKQHIMEKYNGSPSFYITTPSEGARVLSL
- the nme2a gene encoding NME/NM23 nucleoside diphosphate kinase 2a — encoded protein: MAGNEERTFIAIKPDGVQRGIIGEIIKRFEQKGFKLVGMKMLHAPEELLQEHYSDLKGRPFFPGLVSYMTSGPVVAMVWEGLNVVKTGRVMLGETNPAESKPGTIRGDFCVQVGRNIIHGSDAVDSANTEINLWFKPEELCSYTKCDHSWLY